ctctgtgcctcagtttccccctccgtATGAGGGGAATAATGATCCTTGTACAATGCGTTGAGAGCTGCTGATGAGACGAGCTAGCCAGTATTGTTTTCAAGTCCCCTCTTATTCGCCtcctattattaattattctcTCCCTCGCTGGGGTGCCGACAGGCTGCAGTCCTGGCTCCGGGCTGTGCAGtgggacagacagacggatggggggagggggcacaaggATGCAGTGAGGCTTTGCGTTGGGGGCACCCCACTGGCCAGGCGCCCACTGGCCCAGCCCCGACAAAGGTCTAACAAGCTcctatggctggaagttgaagctggacaaattctgactggaaataagttGCGAATTTCTGCCCCAGTGGAACTAAGACCGGGACAAGATGCCCAGGGCAGCGGTGGGTTCTCCGTCCCTGGCACCCCCTCGAGCGCCCCCATATCCCCTAGTGGTCAACTCGTTCTATGCAGAGTTGCCACTTTAGTCATTTTCCAACTAGATCCGTTTTTCCCCCAAATGTTCTAGTTTGAAAACCGTTCCGTTTAggctggttggaaatttgaattgaaacgGAAACCCGAACAGTCCCGTTCAAAGCACATGGGCGTCCCTGAAAACACACACCAGGTTTGAAAGGAGGAATGACGACTCGTCTCCTCACGTCGCTGTGTTTGTGCTGGCAATGCCAGCGGCCGGCGCCCGGCGCGTTCCTTTCGGCCACATTGGCTGATCTGATCAGGTCACATTCTGCTTTATAAACAACAATAAATCATCCTCAGCCCCAAGGCTGCTGTTTATTGGTGTCTTATCCTGTCTAGAACGTGGGGCCGAGACTTAGCGCCGAATGGCCTTCCTGGTGAAACCGTACAGTGCACCTTCGCCCCCACGGCCTCGCCCTTCACCCCCTGGAAATTCCAACACCCTCTCCCCTCCGCGTTCAATTCCTGGGGGAAACACTGGCATTGCCAACCACGTCTGCAGACCCTGGCTCTGCACGGCCCTGGGCTTTGTTTTGCTGTGTGGACAACCCAAAGAGATCAGCTCTGGTTCAGCCAGGGATGAATCcggagcagggccctggcctgtGTAGACAGGAGTGAATCCGGAGCAGGGGCTATCTGGGGTGAATCTGGAGCAgggctctggcctgtgctgtacaggggTGAATCCGGAGCAGGGCTCTGGCCTGTCTAGACAGGAGTCAGACCAGATGCTCACCATGGTCCTTCCTGGCCTCGGACCCTCCCACgtgcccccagcccggcctccCGGCCGCCCATCTGCGCTCCCCGGCCCTCCTTTGCGGAAGTCTCCCCGGTAACAGGTGACAAGCGGTGGCGGGGCCCAGCCATTGGCCAGGAGGCGGCGGGGCGCGCGCGGATTGGCCGGCAGCCGGCCGGGGATGCCCCGGGAGCCCGGGCCGGGAGCAGAGGCAGCCCGGCGGGGATGGAGGCGCCCGGTTGCTGGGCGCTGCTGCTggccctgggcctgctgcggggggcGGCGGCCACCGCCGCGACAGAGGGTAGGAGCTGCCCACGGGCGTTActggcggggggaccattgcacggcctgtgtgtgtgtgtgtgtgttctgtgcacaaggggattgtgtgtgtgtgcacaaggggattgtgtgtgtgtgtgtgtgcacacgggggttgtgtgtgtacacaagGGGATTGTGTATGTGCACACGGGGATTGTATGGTTGGGTGTGCATGCTCGGGGATTGTatgtgtggttgtgtgtgtgcacacggggGTTGTGTGGCCATGGTCCGGGATTGTGTATGTGGTTGTGTGTGTTTACGAGGGGATTGTGTGCACATAAAAATTGTGTGTCTGAGTAGAAGGagactgtgtgtatgtacagggGGACTGTGTCTGAGAATGATTGTGTGTGCACATGGGGACAGTGTGTGGGATTGTGTGTGTACAGGTGCATCTCGGGGGAGTGTTTGTTTTTGTAGGGGGGTGAATGTGTGTCGGGGTTGTGTAAGTGTGTGTGGAATTGGGCGTGCATGGAGATTGTGTGTAAACAGGGTGTGCTATACTGTGTGTGCGTGAGAGCAAGCACTTCCCAGGGGTTAGCCAGGCACtgcctgagtgtgtgtggggaggaagtTATCCCGGCTCTGTCAGTGTGTGTCCGTGTCGGATGTTGTGTTCATGGGTATTGCTGGGTGTGTATGGGTTTGCAGGGTGTGTAACCGTGTAAATGGGAGGGTGGCGTGGCagcagattttgtgtgtgtgtgtgattgtgcaCACAGGGGAGTGCAGAGTGTGGGGAGGGATTGTGTGTGATTGTGTAGGTGTGCAGTTGGGGGGCTTGTGGTGTGTTTTGTCACTATGTGCACATGcagactgtgtgtgtatatagggtATTTAATGCATGTGTGTGGCTGTGTGTACAGGGTGTGTAGTGTGGGTGAGTGTGGGTGTATGGGAAAAGTGTGCTTATACATGGGTTGtaatgtgtatttgtgtgtgaggGATAGCAGCATTGTGtggtggggggctgtgtgtgtgcctgGGGACTGTCGTATgagggtgagtgtgtgtgggtgAATGGACTGTGTATgcaaaggaatgtgtgtgtttagGGACTGTCGTGATTCTGTGGGTGTGTGACTATGTGTGCTTGCATGTAAATGACAGTCGTGTGTGTGAACATGTGTGCATGAGGACTGTGTGTATAGGGTGGGTGTGCCTGTGTGCATGAGGAGTGTGTGAACTTGTGTGTGCACAGAAAACGGGGGCCACTGTGTGCGCAGTGTGTGTGAATTGTGTGTGTGACAGTGTGTGTACGGGGGATGATGAGTGTGTAGTGTGTGGGGTTGTTTGTGTAGGGTTGTGTATacacagcgtgtgtgtgtgtgcacacagagCGTGCATGCCCCGTTGCTGACCCCGGTCGGTGTGTCTCTCCCGCAGCGCCCACGGCCCATGTCCTGTCCCGCGTGATGTTCTGCCAGTCCGACCGCCCCTCGCTGGGCCTGGCCGACACCTTCGACGGGGACCAGCTGTTCTCGTTCGACTTCCCGGGGGGGCACTGGGAGCCCCGGCTGCCCGACTTCCAGCCCTGGCTGAGCACCCAGGAGAGCAAGGAGCAGATCATCAACGACTCCAGTCTGTGCCGGCAACTGCTCTCGGTGCTCACCAACATCACCACGGGCGTGCTGCCTGAGGCCAGAGGTACCCGGCCCCCGGTCTCCCCCAGCGCCCTCGTCCCCGCCCCACGGCACCCGCAGTGCCCAGTGATCACTGAtactgctctgcccctgcccgaGGCCAGAGGTACCCGGCCCCCGGTGCCCGTGTCTCCCCCAGCGCCCGCAGCCCCTCCCCATGGCACCCCCAGCGCCCAGTGATCACTGAtactgccctgcccctgcccgagGCCAGAGGTACCCGGCCCCCGGTCTCCCCCAGCGCCCTCGTCCCCGCCCCACGGCACCCCCAGTGCCCAGTGATCACTGAtactgctctgcccctgcccgaGGCCAGAGGTACCCGGCCCCCGGTGCCCGTGTCTCCCCCAGCGCCCGCGGCCCCTCCCCACGGCACCCCCAGCGCCCAGTGATCACTGAtactgccctgcccctgcccgagGCCAGAGGTACCAGGCCCCTGGTCTCCCCCAGCGCCCAACAATCACTGATATTGCCCAAGGCCAGAGGTACCCGGCCCCCGGTGCCCGTGTCTCCCCCCAGTGCCCACAGGCCCTCCCCATGGCACCCACAGTGCCCAGCGATCACTGATACTGCTATGCCCCTGCCCGAGGCCAGAGGTATCTGGCCCCTGGTGCCCGTGTCTCCCCCAGCGCCCGCGGCACCTCCCCACGGCACCCCTAGCGCCCAGTGATCACTGAtactgccctgcccctgcccaaggcCCCCGTGTCTCCCCCAGcacccgcgcccccccccccatgtcaccCCCAGCGCCCAGCGATCACTGATACTGCCTTGTCCCTGCCCGAGGCCAGAGGTATCTGGCCCCTGGTGCCCATGTCTCCCCAGCGCCCGCGTCTCCTCCCCATGGCACTCCCAGCGCCCAGCGATCACTGATACTGCCCTGTCCCTGCCCGAGGCCAGAGGTATCTGGCCCCTGGTGCCCATGTCTCCCCCAGCGCCCGCGTCCCCTCCCCTTGGCACTCCCAGCGCCCAGCGATCACTGAtactgccctgcccctgcatgaGGCCAGAGGTACCAGGCCCCTGGTCTCCCCCAGCGCCCGCGgccgctccccacagcccccccaaggGATCACTGAtactgccctgcccctgcccaaagaTACCCGGCCCCCAGTGCCTGTGTCTCCTCCAGTGCCCGCGGCCCCCCCTTACCATCTCCCCTCTCCCCGCAGGCACCCCCATGGCCAACGTGttcacagcccagcccctggAGCTGGGAAAACCCAACACCCTGATCTGCCAGGTGGGCAACCTCTTCCCGGCCTCGGTGACCGTGTCGTGGCAGCGGCAGGGGGAGCTGGTGAGCCAGGGCGTCAACACCACACGGTATTACCCCACCGAGGACCTGGGCTTCCTGCTCTATTCCTACCTGGAGTTCACCCCGCAGGACGGGGACATCTACACCTGCACCATCACGCGGCCCAGGGACCGCTTCTCCACCGTGGCCTACTGGGGTGAGAGATCCCCCTGATCCCCCCCTGATCCGCCCCCTGCACCCCGATCCGCCCCCATCCttctatccctcccccacatctcccCACCAGCACCATCACGCGGCCCAGGGACCGCTTCTCCACCGTGGCCTACTGGGGTGAGAGATCCCCCCGTTCCTCCCCACTGCACCCCGTTCCTCCCCAatcctccccctgcaccctgttcctccctgctgcaccccgttCCTCCCCGTTCCCCCCTGATCCTCCccatccttctgtccctcccccacgtCTCCCCACCTGCACCATCATGCAGCCTGGGGACTGCTCCTCCACCGTGGCCCACTGCGGTGAGAGATTTTCCCCCTGCACTTGATTTGAGCCCCCCCCAACTCAATCCCCTCCATACCCATTCCTCCTCCACCTGACCCTGCATCTCTCCAGCTTCCCCCTGCTTCTGGGATCCCTCCCTGATTCCCCGCCCTTGGCCTATGCGCCCCACACCTCCCGCCTCCCCAGCTGCCGGGAgcccccccccaatctccccGGTAGCCCTGGCCTCACcctgtattcccccccccccccccctgctgtgTCTCTAGTGCCCCAGAACCCCATCCCGTCGGAGCTGCTGGAGAACGCGCTGTGCGGCCTGGCCATCGCCCTGGGCATCTTCTTCATGGTCACCGGGATCGTCGTCCTCCTCAAATCCCGCAGGCCCAGCCTCACAGGTACGCCAGGGCGCTGccccagctggggatggggggagtctagtgggttaga
The window above is part of the Chrysemys picta bellii isolate R12L10 chromosome 12, ASM1138683v2, whole genome shotgun sequence genome. Proteins encoded here:
- the LOC101930759 gene encoding class II histocompatibility antigen, M alpha chain — encoded protein: MEAPGCWALLLALGLLRGAAATAATEAPTAHVLSRVMFCQSDRPSLGLADTFDGDQLFSFDFPGGHWEPRLPDFQPWLSTQESKEQIINDSSLCRQLLSVLTNITTGVLPEARGTPMANVFTAQPLELGKPNTLICQVGNLFPASVTVSWQRQGELVSQGVNTTRYYPTEDLGFLLYSYLEFTPQDGDIYTCTITRPRDRFSTVAYWVPQNPIPSELLENALCGLAIALGIFFMVTGIVVLLKSRRPSLTE